A single region of the Colletotrichum destructivum chromosome 12, complete sequence genome encodes:
- a CDS encoding Putative cytochrome P450: MDAISLGQLPMLNGCIQEALRLFPPANGKGTNRTSPGVNIDGVYIPRGINVSADMYTIQRSPLYWTRPNAFCPERWFNNGPGTEFANDIRSSHCPFLLGPRMCIGRAVALQSMRMVLAKIIHSFELQAAEMYNWETDVSSSYLWTGYRCMARVTHR, encoded by the coding sequence ATGGATGCAATATCTTTGGGCCAGCTCCCAATGCTGAATGGTTGCATACAAGAGGCACTTCGCCTGTTCCCTCCTGCAAACGGCAAAGGCACCAATAGGACATCACCAGGTGTCAACATCGACGGCGTTTATATCCCGCGAGGCATCAATGTCTCTGCGGATATGTATACCATTCAGAGATCTCCATTGTACTGGACCCGTCCAAATGCATTTTGTCCGGAACGTTGGTTCAACAATGGCCCTGGAACAGAGTTTGCCAACGACATCCGCTCTTCACATTGTCCTTTTCTCCTCGGCCCACGAATGTGCATTGGGCGAGCTGTAGCCCTACAGTCTATGAGGATGGTACTTGCGAAAATTATCCACTCGTTCGAACTGCAAGCTGCCGAGATGTATAACTGGGAGACTGATGTTTCCAGCTCATATCTTTGGACAGGATACAGGTGCATGGCTCGAGTTACACATCGCTAG
- a CDS encoding Putative NADP-dependent oxidoreductase domain-containing protein, whose product MTYSALPVAPSLAESLGSTKCEYRQLGNSGLRISVPIFGCAGFGDPSGIRPWVLDEEDAACLLKAAYDRGINTWDTANTYSNGVSETIIGKTLKSYNIPREKVILMTKCFWAVGEDQAVQHALMPVEKSKDYQNMFGLSRAAIFNAVEASLRRLDTPYIDVLQIHRFDPLVPLEETLQALDDLVRSGKVRYIGASSM is encoded by the coding sequence ATGACCTACTCCGCTTTGCCTGTTGCCCCTAGCTTAGCAGAGTCGTTGGGATCCACAAAATGCGAATATCGTCAATTGGGTAACTCAGGTCTCCGCATCTCAGTTCCCATTTTCGGGTGCGCGGGCTTCGGAGACCCTTCCGGCATCCGGCCTTGGGTcctcgacgaagaagatgccgcCTGTCTCCTCAAAGCCGCGTACGACAGGGGCATCAATACATGGGACACGGCCAACACCTACTCCAACGGCGTGTCGGAAaccatcatcggcaagaCGCTGAAGAGCTATAACATTCCTCGAGAAAAGGTCATCCTGATGACCAAGTGTTTCTGGGCTGTGGGCGAGGACCAGGCCGTTCAGCATGCTTTGATGCCAGTTGAAAAGTCCAAGGACTACCAAAACATGTTTGGACTCTCGAGGGCGGCTATAttcaacgccgtcgaggcgtCACTTCGCAGGCTCGACACGCCATACATCGACGTCTTACAAATCCATCGCTTTGACCCTCTTGTGCCCCTTGAAGAGACCTTGCAAGCGCTGGATGACCTCGTCCGGTCAGGTAAAGTGCGATATATTGGAGCAAGCAGTATGTAG
- a CDS encoding Putative cytochrome P450: protein MMLWTITLSARVAIYLLALGLAYLVGSSIYNLYFHPLARFPGEAHFLAAPRISGCPVNVRIGPNELSCAHPQSIKDIYGQPNINHPQFFRKFITFYKQSDTGGSIGTEVDPHVHQGIRKRLAPGFSSSTLRKQGDIIVRHIDSLLYQISKQGNNQQGMNMSQWFMWLAFDVIADLSFGEELGTIEKGEGNYWMHMLANSGFQIALGYVVRRRWKAFQDLVRYCLLNEKSKKMRNKYLANARQAASQRLQRGADVTRFDFFSHLLREKAPEANIDFFASQGSTLVAAGTETTSTFMSALTYHLLQRPDCLKHLQDELRCIFRQHSDINGESTKPLKYLNAVIEEGMRIFNPAAFGLPRVSPGANVTGEWIPKGTVIATATHVTSRDERWFCKAKEFHPERWLPADHPCHNATFDQDQKEASKPFSIGPRSCIGIHLSYMEVRICIAKLAWSFDWEQVNESEDFVRDARLLGLWKASPFHVRYRPFHGFEV from the exons ATGATGCTTTGGACTATCACACTCAGTGCTCGTGTCGCGATCTACCTATTGGCCTTG GGTCTTGCGTACCTCGTTGGATCATCCATTTACAATCTTTACTTTCATCCACTCGCTAGATTTCCGGGTGAG GCCCATTTTCTGGCCGCGCCCAGGATCTCTGGGTGTCCCGTAAATG TGCGTATCGGCCCAAACGAGCTATCTTGCGCTCACCCACAATCGATCAAGGACATTTATGGGCAGCCGAACATCAATCACCCCCAATTTTTCCGCAAATTCATCACTTTCTACAAACAATCGGATACCGGTGGGTCGATAGGCACAGAGGTCGACCCTCATGTTCATCAAGGTATTAGAAAGCGGCTAGCTCCTGGGTTCAGCTCCTCTACCCTTCGCAAACAAGGAGACATCATTGTCCGTCACATTGATTCCCTCCTATACCAAATCTCGAAACAAGGAAACAACCAGCAGGGGATGAACATGAGCCAATGGTTTATGTGGCTTGCTTTTGACGTGATTGCGGATCTCTCTTTCGGCGAGGAGCTTGGTACAATCGAGAAAG GCGAAGGAAACTACTGGATGCACATGCTGGCCAACAGTGGATTCCAGATTGCCCTAGGCTATGTGGTCCGTCGACGATGGAAGGCTTTTCAGGACCTCGTCAGGTACTGCCTGCTCAATGAGAAAAGCAAGAAGATGCGCAACAAGTACCTTGCCAACGCCCGCCAGGCGGCTTCTCAGCGACTTCAGAGGGGTGCAGATGTCACCCGGTTCGATTTTTTCAGTCACCTACTGCGCGAGAAAGCCCCAGAAGCCAACATTGACTTCTTCGCCTCGCAAGGTAGCACATTAGTCGCCGCTGGAACTGAAACAACGTCTACCTTCATGTCCGCGCTTACGTATCATCTGTTGCAACGACCTGACTGCTTGAAGCACCTTCAGGACGAGTTACGCTGCATATTCCGACAGCACAGTGACATTAACGGTGAATCTACAAAGCCATTGAAGTATCTTAACGCAGTTATAGAAGAAGGGATGCGCATCTTCAACCCCGCGGCTTTCGGTTTGCCCAGGGTCAGTCCGGGAGCCAATGTCACAGGAGAATGGATTCCGAAAGGG ACCGTTATAGCCACGGCAACGCATGTTACTTCCCGTGACGAGAGATGGTTCTGTAAAGCGAAGGAGTTCCATCCAGAGAGATGGCTTCCCGCGGACCATCCGTGCCACAATGCCACATTTGACCAGGATCAAAAAGAGGCTTCGAAGCCGTTCTCCATCGGCCCAAGGTCATGCATTGGCATCCACTTGTCTTACATGGAGGTGCGGATATGCATCGCCAAGTTGGCCTGGAGCTTTGATTGGGAACAAGTCAACGAAAGCGAAGATTTTGTCAGAGATGCGCGCTTGTTGGGTCTTTGGAAGGCTTCTCCATTTCACGTCCGTTATCGCCCGTTCCATGGGTTCGAAGTTTGA
- a CDS encoding Putative PD-(D/E)XK nuclease: protein MGPGQPNPMTFSSRSRSNVLTWLDTLSTSCPDPPFACRTLGSHEHRKRRAPDSDSPKPPFKRPCPLTPPASTIMSVSPAKRSHDTPDSISVASSSNQDDDQTPRSKKIRMVPEWGSQPPTTSSRRSASVSPKKLARNWAVRNASARQFTIKEDIPASLQSMWKDIGRYDRGIGTIGLAEKEAVEAAQTTIPEYEQDIFEGFFYEQEPPAGDGTRTALGPTPSVAAVLDIMERGISCRDEQMDEAGWNQIVHNRILELAFTGLWCKNDDIVAFSPCTSATIMSNYTDAISRKVDFCACIRPDALSAIAIQSVRDQDALASVSINHTDFPPLQARPIALSIETKIHGEGMNNAEAQLVTWHAAQWRLLDRLVGRADPKMQLPEFLPGMIIQGHEWLFVASTKRGDQVTLWTSQHIGSTAKATGVYQIVCVLQYLKRWIEETYWPWFKQAVLRFSDET from the exons ATGGGACCTGGGCAGCCAAATCCGATGACCTTCTCAAGCCGTTCGCGATCGAACGTTCTGACCTGGCTCGATACGCTCTCGACATCTTGTCCAGATCCGCCCTTCGCCTGTCGCACCCTGGGCAGTCACGAACACAGGAAACGCCGAGCCCCGGATTCCGATTCACCAAAACCTCCATTCAAACGACCTTGCCCCCTCACCCCTCCAGCATCAACCATCATGTCCGTCTCGCCAGCCAAACGATCGCACGACACACCCGACTCCATCAGTgtcgcctcctcctcgaaccAAGATGACGATCAGACTCCCAGGAGCAAAAAAATAAGAATGGTGCCCGAATGGGGAAGCCAGCCACCTACAACATCTTCGCGACGCAGTGCTTCCGTCTCCCCAAAGAAGCTGGCCCGCAATTGGGCTGTGAGGAATGCCTCTGCACGGCAGTTTACCATCAAGGAAGACATCCCAGCGTCGCTTCAAAGCATGTGGAAGGATATTGGTCGATACGATAGGGGGATTGGCACCATTGGGCTCGCGGAAAAG GAAGCGGTTGAAGCCGCCCAAACCACGATCCCGGAATACGAGCAGGATATCTTCGAGGGTTTCTTCTACGAGCAAGAACCACCAGCGGGAGACGGTACACGCACCGCGCTCGGCCCCACCCCCtctgtcgccgccgtcctaGATATCATGGAACGAGGCATCAGCTGCCGTGACGAGCAGATGGACGAAGCCGGCTGGAACCAAATTGTCCACAACCGAATTCTCGAACTCGCCTTTACCGGCTTGTGGTGCAAAAACGACGATATTGTTGCATTTTCTCCCTG TACGTCTGCGACCATCATGTCCAACTACACCGATGCCATTAGCCGCAAGGTCGATTTCTGCGCGTGCATCCGCCCCGACGCCTTGTCTGCCATCGCCATCCAGTCCGTCCGTGACCAAGATGCACTGGCGAGCGTCTCCATCAACCACACCGacttcccccctcttcagGCCCGGCCAATCGCCCTTTCCATCGAGACTAAGATTCACGGCGAAGGAATGAACAATgccgaggcccagctcgTCACATGGCATGCTGCGCAGTGGCGCCTGTTGGACCGGCTGGTGGGGCGGGCAGACCCCAAGATGCAGCTACCGGAGTTTCTGCCAGGGATGATCATCCAAGGACACGAATGGTTGTTCGTGGCGAGCACGAAACGAGGCGATCAGGTG ACGCTATGGACGAGCCAGCACATTGGCTCTACGGCCAAGGCCACAGGGGTGTATCAGATCGTGTGCGTGCTGCAATACCTGAAGCGGTGGATCGAGGAAACGTATTGGCCGTGGTTCAAACAGGCCGTTCTACGGTTTTCAGACGAGACCTGA
- a CDS encoding Putative mycotoxin biosynthesis protein UstYa: MMFKFIKLNTLSQKYHSLPMAESESDNHGHRSSDESDLPLMKELSCHKNESRTLGFFGNMKSAMKNPMFIVSFLFFQIGVGSLFLAWHHSHRFNARFKDISMHSPLLDRIQIPLVPRKSYAQYGMGGPEIWRAEPSEEVDKAWERVTAEYLFPVKESDIKAMRKDPSVVVPMPENHKIDGETTYMAKSAVYHNIHCLDYIRKAVYHDHYYPNGTDDNPFHAYHTAHCIMILFEHLTCSGDPGVYLFRWMEEFNRPIADTNIWRQCWDFETVMEEHNEKAVKDMTETDVRKPHGVKSVPAPDGVMNIIRNYQRTHPDYDPGQ, translated from the exons ATGATGTTCAAGTTCATCAAATTAAATACCTTGAGCCAAAAGTACCACTCGCTTCCAATGGCAGAATCAGAGAGCGATAACCATGGTCATCGGTCCAGCGATGAATCCGACCTCCCCTTGATGAAGGAGCTTTCTTGTCACAAGAATGAGTCTCGAACTCTAGGGTTTTTTGGCAACATGAAGTCAGCAATGAAGAATCCAATGTTCATTGTGAGCTTTTTGTTTTTTCAAATCGGAGTCGGGAGCCTTTTTCTTGCGTGGCACCATTCTCATCGCTTCAACGCCCGGTTTAAGGATATTTCAATGCACT CACCTTTGTTGGATCGAATTCAGATCCCACTTGTCCCTCGCAAAAGTTATGCTCAGTATGGCATGGGAGGGCCCGAGATCTGGCGCGCTGAGCCTAGCGAGGAAGTCGACAAGGCATGGGAGCGTGTCACAGCTGAATATCTCTTCCCTGTCAAAGAGTCGGACATCAAAGCCATGCGCAAAGATCCTTCTGTGGTTGTTCCGATGCCTGAAAACCACAAGATCGACGGGGAGACCACGTACATGGCCAAGTCGGCCGTCTACCACAATATTCACTGTCTGGACTACATTCGGAAGGCAGTTTATCACGACCATTACTACCCGAACGGTACTGACGACAACCCATTCCATGCCTATCATACAGCGCATTGTATTATGATCCTATTTGAGCATTTGACGTGCTCGGGGGATCCCGGTGTATACCTCTTTCGTTGGATGGAAGAGTTTAATCGTCCGATCGCTGACACAAACATCTGGCGCCAGTGCTGGGACTTTGAGACTGTGATGGAGGAACACAACGAAAAGGCAGTTAAAGACATGACCGAAACGGATGTTCGAAAGCCTCATGGCGTGAAGTCCGTGCCAGCTCCTGATGGTGTTATGAACATCATCAGGAACTACCAGAGAACACATCCTGACTACGATCCTGGGCAGTAA
- a CDS encoding Putative polyprenyl synthetase, isoprenoid synthase domain superfamily, with protein MDNIWKYSVEIDCEVALSTGCFTSLAIRIHQRNDLADDATKRSIQDWGLHIGDGWERKSGSSWSPVGNWGAFIFPESLPERLGVITYLANMGNIHDDLCDDLTYEEALKEHRNLSEAMEISAVAPHQGPKAFDRSMKMKKYISKCLLEAMDIDRPRALRMINTYRSKWLDVMERHDVNEIDTLDEYLGFRNLNGGMEAFWSMVEFGMAMDVPDSDKTRIRPLFAAAESALVLTNDYWSWDREWRQAQQARDSRIVNAVHLFMRTQGLAMDEAKEQVRGQILAFEADFLRLKANFYAQNPDIGADLKKYIEVCGAITAGNHSWCANCPRHHSWRDQDSPLDPIGRNLSVSIEDTIDDDCAASPGATTSSSMSQKSSPATEVTPSEILSFTTISGGDERPQKLSDSPLRAPCQYIRSMPSKGLRQLMAEALDQWLLVDDASLDQIKSIIDLLHNSSLILDDIEDDSPLRRGLPATHMVFGKAQSINTANFMFVQAVQQAQTLANPACLEALLSELECLFVGQSWDLYWKFHLQIPTEQEYFEMVDSKTGAMFRLLTRLMFHARSVVASDQVAELLNGLCRLLGRFFQIRDDFMNLNSSEYSDLKGFCEDLDEGKMSYPMVLVMRQNPEYQDLIIGIFRQQTTNAAKGGSAEPLRLPHETKRYVLGLLKGSDAMALTLKKLQELEAAMEEKISDLEERFGETNPVMRIFLSRLSVRDVTLQ; from the exons ATGGACAACATTTGGAAATATTCGGTTGAGATTGACTGTGAAGTGGCCCTCTCTACAGGCTGTTTTACTAGTCTTGCCATTCGTATTCACCAGCGGAACGACCTGGCCGATGACGCGACAAAGCGTTCGATTCAAGACTGGGGCTTACATATCGGTGACGGATGGGAGCGGAAATCGGGCTCTTCATGGAGTCCGGTTGGCAACTGGGGTGCCTTCATTTTCCCTGAATCGCTCCCTGAGCGCCTGGGTGTCATCACTTATCTCGCCAATATGGGGAACATCCATGATG ACCTTTGTGATGACCTCACGTATGAGGAGGCTCTCAAGGAGCATAGAAACCTCAGCGAAGCTATGGAGATCAGTGCCGTAGCTCCCCACCAGGGGCCCAAGGCCTTTGACCGATcaatgaagatgaagaagtaCATTTCCAAATGCCTTCTTGAAGCAATGGATATTGATCGTCCACGCGCTTTGCGTATGATCAACACCTATCGATCCAAATGGCTTGATGTCATGGAACGCCACGACGTCAACGAGATTGACACCCTTGATGAATACCTCGGTTTCAGAAATCTAAACGGCGGAATGGA GGCCTTTTGGAGCATGGTGGAATTTGGCATGGCGATGGACGTGCCTGACTCTGACAAAACAAGGATCCGACCCCTTTTCGCGGCTGCAGAGTCGGCTCTCGTCCTGACAAACGACTATTGGAGTTGGGACCGAGAGTGGCGGCAGGCCCAACAGGCCAGAGATTCTAGAATTGTCAACGCCGTGCATCTCTTTATGAGAACCCAAGGGTTAGCAATGGACGAAGCCAAAGAGCAGGTCCGCGGCCAGATTCTGGCTTTCGAGGCCGATTTCCTAAGGCTTAAGGCCAATTTCTACGCACAGAATCCCGACATTGGCGCGGATCTCAAGAAATACATTGAGGTTTGTGGTGCCATCACTGCTGGAAATCACTCCTGGTGTGCGAACTGCCCTCGACACCATTCTTGGCGCGATCAAGATTCTCCCCTTGACCCCATCGGACGGAACCTTTCTGTCTCAATCGAGGacaccatcgacgacgatTGCGCCGCGTCGCCAGGTGCAACCACTTCCAGCTCCATGTCGCAGAAGTCGTCTCCCGCCACTGAAGTGACACCCTCCGAAATCCTCAGCTTCACCACCATcagtggtggtgatgagaGGCCACAAAAGCTTAGCGACAGTCCTCTGCGGGCGCCGTGCCAGTATATACGCTCGATGCCATCCAAAGGACTAAGGCAATTAATGGCTGAGGCGCTTGACCAGTggcttctcgtcgacgacgcctcaCTCGATCAGATTAAGAGCATTATCGACCTTCTCCACAACTCATCGCTTATTCTAGACGATATTGAGGACGACTCCCCACTTCGTAGAGGCTTACCAGCAACTCATATGGTCTTCGGAAAGGCTCAGTCCATCAACACTGCAAACTTTATGTTTGTGCAAGCTGTTCAGCAAGCCCAAACACTAGCAAACCCAGCATGTCTTGAAGCCCTACTCAGCGAGCTTGAGTGCTTGTTCGTCGGACAAAGCTGGGACCTCTACTGGAAATTTCATCTGCAAATCCCTACGGAGCAGGAGTACTTCGAGATGGTGGATAGCAAGACCGGCGCCATGTTCCGGCTGCTTACAAGATTGATGTTCCACGCAAGGTCCGTGGTTGCTAGCGACCAAGTTGCGGAGCTCTTGAATGGATTGTGCCGCCTTCTCGGCAGGTTCTTCCAGATCAGGGATGACTTCATGAATCTCAACTCAAGCGAGTACTCAGACCTGAAGGGATTCTGCGAGGACCTGGATGAGGGGAAGATGTCATACCCCATGGTTTTAGTTATGCGGCAGAATCCGGAGTATCAGGACCTGATTATAGGAATTTTCAGACAACAGACAACGAATGCTGCCAAAGGCGGCTCGGCCGAGCCTCTACGTCTCCCACACGAGACGAAACGCTACGTTTTGGGGCTTCTAAAAGGTTCGGACGCCATGGCCTTGACATTGAAGAAATTGCAAGAGCTCGAGGCTGcgatggaggagaagatcAGTGATCTAGAAGAAAGGTTCGGAGAGACGAACCCGGTCATGAGGATTTTCCTCAGTAGACTTAGTGTTAGGGATGTAACTTTGCAGTAA